Below is a window of Chloroflexota bacterium DNA.
CCACGTGCAGCACCAGCACCCACACCATGCGCCCGTCGGTCCAGCCGTTGGACGTGTGGCCAAAGGCGGCGTCCAGCCAGCCAACCATGCCCGACAGGGCCTGCCGGCTGAACAGGATGGTAACGTGCTCCACGCCGGGCACGAATTCCAGTTGGCGGGCGGTTCTGGCGGCGAAGTCACCGTACAGCACGCCGGGCTCCTGGCCGCCGCCGTTCCGCAGGGCAGCCAGGGCGTTTTGCTTCAGGTTGGCGAACTCCAGCGCGCCTGTCAGGAGCAGCAGGTTGCGCGGCCTGGACGGCGTGATGTCGGTCAGGATGGCCGACACGGCGATGGTCGCGCCCACGTCGGCGTGGTCCAGCCCATAGGTCATCACGACCGCTGTCCCCACGGAGTGGCCGAGCACGGCGATCTGGTCGTCCACCGTATCTTCGCGGGCGCGGATGTAATCCACCACGCCAGCGAAGGTATCGGACAGTTGGCTAATGTCCCGCATTTGCCCCGCCTGGCGCAGGGGCTCGGGGTTGCGCCCGTGGCCGGGGAAATCCAGCAGCGCGGCCAGGTAGCCGTTGCGGGCGAGGGTGTAGCCGATGCTGTACATGATCTGCCGCGAGCCGGAAAACCCGTGCGCCACCACCACCGCCGGCTCCGATGCGCCCCCGGCAGGGCGGAAGATCTCCACCGGCGTGGAGCCGACGGTGGTCCGCTCTCGGACGATGCCCCGCCCGGTCGCCTGAACCTGATAGGCGCATACGCCGATTGCGGCGATGCAGGCGATGGCGAGGAGGGCGTTGCCGGTGCCGAACTTGCGGTGATTTCGCACGTACATCTTGGCCTCTTTCGTCAGTTACCACTCGGCGACGGGGTGATCTCGGTCCAGCAGGAATATCCGGACCTCCGCGCCGCAGAGGTCCCGCAGGCGCGCGGCCAATTCGTGGGCGGCAGTCTCGCCCTCGGCCACGGTGGCGGGCGGCAGCACATCCACGTTGATGGCGACGGCGGTGGTGTCGGGCGTAACCTTCGTGGCGTCGCCCTGCCGCCAAATCCAGCGCCGGCACATCACCCGGGCTTCGTCGGCCAGGATCACCTCGCCGGGTGCAGGATATTCGGTCTCGCCGCCGATGAACGGCGTGAACGGCTCGTCGCCCCGCGCCAGGCGCAAGGAGAAGTCGCCCACCACCCGGTCCAGGTCGTCGCCGCCGCAGGGCAGCAGGTGCGCCAGCGACAGGGCATTCATGAGCGCGACGGCGGTGTTGATGTAGGGGATGGCGTCGCCCTTGAGGACGCGGCGCACCAGGGATTCCAGGGCGGGGCGGGTGTCGGCAGGTTTTGCGCCGAAGCGGCGGAAGGCTTCGCGCCAGGCGGCCAGGCGCGGATGGGCGGCGGGGTTTGCGGCCAGGGCGGTGTTCGCCCGCACGCTTTCGCTGGCGGCCAGGAGCCAATCGGCCACTTCGGGATGGTAGGCGC
It encodes the following:
- a CDS encoding alpha/beta fold hydrolase, producing MYVRNHRKFGTGNALLAIACIAAIGVCAYQVQATGRGIVRERTTVGSTPVEIFRPAGGASEPAVVVAHGFSGSRQIMYSIGYTLARNGYLAALLDFPGHGRNPEPLRQAGQMRDISQLSDTFAGVVDYIRAREDTVDDQIAVLGHSVGTAVVMTYGLDHADVGATIAVSAILTDITPSRPRNLLLLTGALEFANLKQNALAALRNGGGQEPGVLYGDFAARTARQLEFVPGVEHVTILFSRQALSGMVGWLDAAFGHTSNGWTDGRMVWVLVLHVAALGLYLPLSQWLWWRRAPLRGRRMRVQDLLLFAGVPALATPVVLWALSPLTTLIPLSVANYLAVYFFLAGTASLLLMRSRGLLERRTWRGWLRPGCVGAGLVLFGYILLALFIPGDLTWTSLIPTGRRMLWFAVLAVLCFPYFLADTSLTYARGHGRTFWRFALTKGIFLASMFLALQLNPGLFFILLILPFLLLAWVMFGVYATRATSRLGSPIPGAIATTLAFAWFMASLFPMV